The Streptomyces sp. NBC_00569 genomic sequence GGCATCGCGAACTGGAGGTGTTCGGCGGGCACCGGCGGGGGCATCTGCGTGGACATGGAGCGGAAGTTACCTCCGAGGAGCGCAGGAGGACAGAGGCGGGCGGTGAAGAGAGTGCGCCGAACTGCCGCTCATACCGGACAGCGGGTGTCGGGTATCCGCGACAGACTCGACGTATGACGTCGAACTGGGCCACCTTCACCGCCGCCGAACCGGAACTCGCCAAGACGGTCGAGGAACGCTTCGGTCAGTTCCAGCACCACACCCTGGCGACCCTGCGCAGGGACGGTTCGCCGCGCACGAGCGGACTGGAGGTGCGGTTCCTGCACGGCGAGTTCTGGCTCGGCATGATGCCGCGCTCGCTCAAGGCCCGCGACCTGCTCCGGGACCCGCGCTTCGCCATCCAGGCCAACCCTGGCGACGGCATCGGCATGGGCGGCGGGGACGTACGGATCTCGGGCCGCGCGCTGCTCGTCGAGGACCCCGAGGTCATCGCCTCGTACACGGATTCGGTCCAGGTGCCCGACCCGGACGACTTCCACCTCTTCCGCACCGAGCTGACCGAGGTCACCCGCACCTTCATCGAGGACGACACCTACCTGGTCGTACAGGTGTGGAAGCCGGGCGGGCCGGTACGCACCGCCAGGCGTACCTGAGCCCCGCGGCACGCAAGCGGCACACGCTCAGGACACCCGCGAAGGGCACACGCGAAGGCGCCGCCCCCTGCATGCAGCAGTGGGCGGCGCCTTCACACACGGTGTCGGGGAGCGACTACTCCCACTCGATGGTGCCCGGCGGCTTGCTGGTCACGTCGAGCACGACGCGGTTGACGTCCGCGACCTCGTTCGTGATGCGCGTCGAGATCTTCGCCAGGACGTCGTACGGCATACGCGTCCAGTCCGCCGTCATCGCGTCCTCGGAGGAGACGGGGCGCAGGACGATCGGGTGGCCGTAGGTGCGGCCGTCGCCCTGGACACCGACGCTGCGGACGTCCGCGAGCAGGACGACCGGGCACTGCCAGATGTCACGGTCGAGACCGGCCGCCGTCAGCTCCTCGCGGGCGATGGCGTCGGCCTCGCGCAGCAGGTCGAGCCGGTCCTTGGTGACCTCGCCGACGATGCGGATACCGAGGCCGGGGCCCGGGAACGGCTGGCGCTGGACGATGTCGTCCGGCAGGCCGAGCTCGGCGCCGACCATGCGCACCTCGTCCTTGAACAGCTGGCGCAGCGGCTCGACGAGCGCGAACTCCAGGTCCTCGGGGAGGCCGCCCACGTTGTGGTGAGACTTGATGTTCGCCGTGCCGGTACCGCCGCCGGACTCGACGACGTCCGGGTAGAGCGTGCCCTGGACGAGGAACGCGACGTCCTCGCCGTCGGCCGCACCCTCGGCGACGATCTCCGCCTGCGCCTGCTCGAAGACACGGATGAACTCGCGGCCGATGATCTTCCGCTTGGTCTCCGGGTCGGAGACGCCGGCCAGCGCGTCGAGGAAGCGCTGGCTCGCGTCGACGACCTTCAGGTTCGCGCCGGTCGAGGCGACGAACTCCTTCTCGACCTGCTCGGTCTCGCCCTTGCGCATCAGGCCGTGGTCGACGTAGACGCAGGTCAGCTGGGAGCCGATGGCCTTCTGCACGAGGGCCGCGGCCACCGCGGAGTCGACGCCGCCGGACAGGCCGCAGATCGCGCGCTTCGTGCCGACCTGCTCGCGGATCGCGGCGACCTGCTCCTCGATCACGTTGCCCGTGGTCCAGGTCGGCTCGATGCCGGCGCCCCGGTAGAGGAAGTGCTCGAGGACCTGCTGGCCGTACGTGGAGTGCATGACCTCGGGGTGGTACTGCACGCCGTACAGCTTCTTGGCGTCGTTCTCGAAGGCCGCGACCGGCACGACGTCCGTGGACGCGGTGACGGTGAAGCCCTCGGGCGCGGCCGAGCAGGCGTCGCCGTGCGACATCCACACGGGCTGCTCGGCCGGGGTGCCCTCGAAGAGGGTGGAGCCGGGGCGGGAGACGGTCAGCGGCGTGCGGCCGTACTCGCGGGCGCCGTTGTCGTCGACGGTGCCGCCGAGGGTCGTGGCCATCAGCTGGAAGCCGTAGCACATGCCGAAGACGGGGACGCCGGCCTCGAAGATGGCGCGGTCCAGGCGCGGGGCGCCCTCCGCGTACACGGACGAGGGGCCGCCGGAGAGGATGATCGCCTTCGGGTTCTTGGCGAGCATCTCCTCGACCGGCATGGTGCTCGGCACGATCTCGCTGTAGACGCGGGCCTCGCGGACGCGGCGGGCGATGAGCTGGGCGTACTGCGCACCAAAGTCGACGACCAGAACGGTGTCAGGGGCGGCAGCGGGGGACGCTGATGGCACGGCGGCGGCCTTCCGGCGGTGGAACATGAGCAGGGGTCTGTATTTGTCGATTCTAACGGGCCCGGGAGGAGACTCTTCGTCTCATCCCACGGACGCGGTGGCCGGGGCCACTCGGGCCGGGGCATACTGGTCTTGTGACCAAGCACCGCATCGACTTCCTCTTTACCTATGGCAACCGGCCCGCCGGCTGCCATGGTCGAGCTGCTTGATCACCTGACAAGCGACTTACCGGGCGCCCCGGGCCGACAAGGCCCGGGGCGCTCTGTCGTTTCCGGTCCTTGCCGCTCCGGGACACCCGTCCCCCATACGACGAGGAGACCCAGGATGACTGCCACCACCACTGCCATGAGCACCACTGCCATGAGCACCACCGCCACGGACGCCGCCGCCGCCAAGGACACCGCCGAGAAGACCGGTGCCCGCACCTCCGAGGCGGCCGACGTGATCACCGGTGCCCGCGACCGCATCGACGCACTCGACGACCGGATCATCGGCCTGATCCAGGAACGGATGGCCGTCTCGGCCGTCATCCAGGAGGCACGGATCACCTCGGGCGGGCGCCGCGTGAACCTCGCCCGCGAGCTGGAGGTCCTCGGCCACTACAGGGACGCCCTCGGCAAGCCCGGCACCGCCCTCGCGATGACGCTCCTGGAGCTGTGCCGCGGCCGGGTCTGAGGCCTACGCGACGCACCCACGTTCGGATCCGCTCTCACCCGTACGGCGCGTGACCGGTGCGCGGCACCCTTCGTTGGTCCCGATGTCCGTGCCAGCCAGGGGCGGGCCCGCTCAATCCACGCGTGGCTCCGCTGGAGCGATGAGACGTACGGATCCATGCCGTACGTCGTGGGACCTCGCTCCAGTGTTTGTGACCGGACGGCAGGGGACAGCAGCCCGGTCACCCAAGAGAACGGCCGGTCCCGGGGACGCCCGGGGCCGGTCGGCCTCCCAGCAGAACCCTTCGCCCCTGTGGTCGAAACGGTCGGTCGAAACGGTTGCGCGCACGACAGACCCGCCAGCACGATGCGCAGGAACCCCCACACCCCACAAAGCCCCACGTCCCGGGCTGCACAAGTGAATTGCCGCAGGTCCGCCCCATCCGCGCGCCACCGCGCGCCGGGGTGGCGACCCCTGGCAGACCCGCACCAGCGGCGCAACCCCCCGGCGCCGCTCCCGGCACCGACGCCGCCCTGACGTCGGTGCTGAAGGCCAAGGGCCCCGCGGACGCGTCCGCGGGGCCCTTCGCTGTGCCCGCAAGCCGATCCGGACCGCACGGATCAGGCGGTCTTCTCCAGCTTCGCGAGCTGCGAGTCGACGATCACCTGCGGCACGTCGGTCTTGCTCGAGTCCAGCATGTTCATGGTGTAGAACGCCACGACGGTCGAGCCGCTGCGCACCACAGTGAAGGTCATCGGGACCTTGTCGCCGTCGATGACGCCCTTCACGTCGTACGAGACCGCCTCGTCACCCGCGTCGGGCGCGGGCCGCTCCTTGACGCCGCTGTACTTGTAGTCGACGTGCTCGTACGCGGTGCAGTTCTTGGAGGCCGTGCGCAGGCCCTTCATGACCTCGGCGGCGTCGGAGCCGTCGTGCGCGAGCAGCGCGAGCGAGGTCACCTTGGGGTCGAGCTCGTCCGTCGCCATGAGCGTGCGCACGACCCGGTCCTTCGCCGTCGGCCGGGTCGAGAACATGAACATGTCGGCGAGCGGCTGGCACGCGGCCGGCTTCGCGGGGACGCTCTCGGTCGGCGGCAGGTCGCTCTTGCCCACCTTCTCGACCTTGTAGCCCTTGACGTCGCCCGTGGCGACGACGGCCTTCTCCAGCTCGGCCGCGGTGAGCGCCTTCGCGCCCTCCTCGGCGGGCTTCTTCGCCGGCGCCGAGGCCTTCTCCGAAGCGGCCGGCTTCTTGGCGTCGTCGGTGGTCTCGGAAGACCCCCCGCACGCCGTCGTCACACCCAGCGCCGCGACCACGGCGGCGGCCGCCACGGCACGCCTCACACCTGAGTTCACAATCCCACCTTCGTCCTCTGCGGCACGGCGCCACGCGTCGGCCCCTGCCGAGGCGCCATCCAAGCCCGCCACCGGTCCCCTTTACCAGCGCTTTGCGTAACGATCAGAGATCGCCAAAAAGGTTGCACAGGGCACCGAGTGAGTCAGCTCACATAAGAATCGTGTTAGTGCGAGGGCAACCATTTCCCGGGGTCGCCGGTCACATGTGCGGAACCAACGGCCACACCCGCGACCCCACAACGCGGAGGCCTCTCAGCTCGTACTGCGCCACAGCAGTACGCCGGACTTTCCGAGGTCTTCATGAAGCTTCGCCGTGCCCTCGCCGCCGCGGCCGCGACGGCTGCAATAGCCCCGATCGCGCTGCTGTCGGCGCCGGCCGCGTTTGCCGACGGGGAGGCACCCGCCGCCCCCGCAGCGGTTTCCGACGAGACGACCCCTCCGGCTGCCACCACCACGCCGGCCACCGACGCCACGACACCGTCGGAGAACACCAGCTCCACCCCCGCGGAGAACACCAGCACCACTCCCTCCACGGGAAGCAGCACCACCCCCGCCGCCTCTGAGTCCAGCAAGCCGTCCGACTCCACGTCGCCGTCGCCGTCCGTGTCCGCGACGCCGTCGGACGAGCCGACCGAGCCGACCGGCATCTGCGAGGAGGACAACGAGGGCTACCAGTCCAAGCTGTCCGTCTCCATCAGCGGCCTGCCCGGCAAGATCGCGGCGGGCAGCGGCTGGCACGGCTTCACTCTCAACGTGAAGAACCCGACGAAGTCCGACCTCGACGAGGCCCTCTTCTACGCGGGTGTCGGCCCGAACGACGAGAACGCCGAGAACCCGTACAAGGCGAGCCAGGTCCGCCTCCAGGCGAAGGTCGACGGCACCTGGGTCGACATCGACGACGGTGACGGCTACTCGTTCGGCTTCCTCGACCTGTCGGGCATCAAGGCCGGCAAGTCCGTCAACTACCAGCTCCGCCTGAACGTGAAGGCCGGCGCCCCCATCGGTGAGGGCCTGACCATCGGCGGCGGCTTCTACAACGACGACGAGCTGGACTGCCTCAGCGACAGCTCCGCCAGCTACCTGATCGAGATCGTGAAGCCGGGCACGGACACCGACGGAACCAAGCCGCAGGAAGGCGGCAAGGTCCCGATGCCGTCCGAGAAGCCGAACGACAACAACACCCAGGAGGTGACCGGCAGCCTCGCCGAGACCGGTTCCTCCTCCATGGTCCCGACCATCGGCCTCATCGGCGGCGTCGCCGTCGTCGCCGGTGCCGGTGCCGTGTTCACCGTGCGCCGCCGCAAGGCCGGCGCCACCGCGTAACACCCCCTGGGGGGCGTACTACGCACACGAGAAGGACCTGCGCTCGGAGGGGGGCGCAGGTCCTTACGTGTGTCCGGGGTCAGATGCCCGGCGTCACTTCGCGGTCTTCTTGGGAGGAACCGCCGGCATCCCGAGGAACGGCAGCTTCAGCGCGCCGAACGCGCCCTCCGGGACCGCCGGGTTCTTCGGCGCGACCGCGGACAGCCGCACGTACGCCACGCCCTGCGCCGGACGCGGGTCCTCCTCGCCCTTGTTGGGCCAGTAGGACATCGCGCGCTCGGCCTGCGCCGTGATGGTCAGGGACGGGTTCACGCCCAGGTTCGCCGTGACCGCGGCGCCGTCGACGACCGAGATGCCCGGATGCCCGTAGACGCGGTGGTACGGGTCGATGACGCCCGTCTCCGGGGAGTCGCCGATCGGGCAGCCGCCCAGGAAGTGCGCGGTCAGCGGGGTGCCCATCAGCTCGCCTATGTTCGAGCCCGCGAAGCCGTTGATCTCGGCGGCGATCGTGGACGCGGCGTCCACGGCGGCCTTGATCTGCTTGGGGTTGGGCGCGCCATGGCCCTGCTCGGCCGTGAGCAGGCCCTTGCCGACGCCGTCCGGCTTCAGATGCGTCGTCAGCGAGTTGTCGAGGGACTGCATGACGAGGCCGATGATGGTCCGCTCGGACCAGCGGTGGTTGGAGAGCGAACGCGCCAGCAGCGTCGGGTGCTTGGCCACGTTGGCGAGCCACCCGGCCACCCGGGACGAGCCCTGCGCGTACGGGACCTGGAGGATCGTCATGCCGCCCATCGCGTTCGAGCCCTTGCCGTAGCGGACCGGCTCGATGTGCGTGTTCTCGTCCGGGTGGATCGAGGACGTGATCGCGACACCCTGAGTGAAGTCGACCTTGGGCTTGCCGTGGCGCTTCTTGTAGCGGCGGTTGTTGGTCTGGGCGCCGACGAGCGCCTCGGAGTTCGTACGCGTCAGCTCACCCAACCTGGCGGACAGGTACGGGAGTTGGCCGCCGGCCTTCATCCGGTGCAGCAGGGTCTGCGTGCCGTACGTGCCGGCCGCGACGATGACGCGCCGGGCCTTGAACGTGCGGCCCGCGCCCTTCTTCCTGTCGTCCGTCGGGAGCGTCGCGACCGCGTAGCCGCCCTGCGAGTCGTCGGTGACGGAGACGGCCGTCGTCATCGGGTGCACGACCGCGCCCGCCTTCTCGGCGAGGTACAGGTAGTTCTCGTTGAGGGTGTTCTTCGCGCCGTGGCGGCAGCCCGTCATGCACTCGCCGCACTCGGTGCACGCCTTGCGGGCCGGTCCCGCGCCCCCGAAGTACGGGTCGTCGACCTGCGTTCCGGGCGCGGCCTTCGCCGAGCCGTCGGCGTCCTTGCCGTCGCCGAAGAAGACACCCACCGGCGCCATGTGGAACGTGTCGCCGATGCCCATGTCCTGGGCCGCCGCCTTGAGGTGGACGTCGGCGGGGGTCATGGTCGGGTTGAGCCGCACGCCCAGCATGCGCTGCGCCTGGTCGTAGTACGGCTTCAGCTCGGCCTGCCAGTCGGTGATGTCCTTCCACTGCGGGTCCTCGAAGAAGGGCTTCGGGGGCACGTACAGGGTGTTGGCGTAGTTCAGCGAGCCGCCGCCGACGCCCGCCCCGGCGAGGACCATCACGTTGCCGAGAAGATGGATGCGCTGGATGCCGTACATGCCGAACTTGGGCGCCCACAGGTAGTTCTTGAGGTCCCAGGAGTTCTTGGGCAGCGTGCCGGGCGTGAAGCGGCGGCCCGCTTCGAGCACGCCGACGCGGTAGCCCTTCTCGGTCAGGCGCAGGGCGGACACGGAGCCGCCGAAGCCGGAGCCGACGACGAGGACGTCGTAGTCGTACGCGGCGTCGTCGGCGCTCCCGGCTTCACTCCGGGCAGAGTTCTCCTGTGACACTGGCTCTCCTCGTTGAGAACGGGTGGTGCTCTAACGAAGACGGAAGGTCTTCATCGCCTTCAGGCTGCGGCTCATGAACGCGGCGTACTTCTCGTCGGTCATCCCGAACGACGGCGCCATCGGCATGATCCGCTGGTGCGCGACGGTCTGCGCCTCGGTGTACTTGAGGATGCCCTCGGAGCCGTGGCGGCGGCCGAGGCCCGAGTCCTTCATGCCGCCCATCGGCGACTGGACACTGCCGTACGCGGGCGCGTAGCCCTCGTTGATGTTCACCGTGCCGGTGCGCAGCCGGGAGGCGACGGCGTGGCCGCGCTTCGCGTCCTTCGTCCAGACCGAGGAATTCAGGCCGTACGGCGTGCCGTTGGCGAGGCCGATGACCTCGTCCTCGTCCGTGAAGCGGTAGATGGAGACGACCGGGCCGAAGGTCTCCTCGTTGCACACCGCCATCGGCGCCTCGACGCCGTCGAGGATGGTCGGCTCGAAGAAGTACGGGCCGATGTCGGGGCGCGCGACGCCACCGGCCACGAGCTTCGCGCCCTTGGCGACGGCCTCGTCGACGTGCCGCGTCACCGTCTCCAACTGCCGCTCGCCGACCAGGGATCCCATGTCGGCGCCGTACGCGAGGGACTTGCCCAGGCGCATCGCCCTGGTGCGCGTGGCGAACCGCTCGACGAACGCGTCGGCGATCGACTCGTGGACGTACAGCCGTTCGATGGAGATGCAGAGCTGGCCCGCGGAGGAGAAGCAGGCACGGACCGCGCCGGCCGCCGCCTTGTCGATGTCGGCGTCCTCGAGAACCAGCATCGCGTTCTTGCCGCCGAGTTCGAGCGAGACGCCGACGAGGCGCGCGGCGGCACCCTGGGCGACCTCGCGGCCCGTACGGGTGGAGCCGGTGAACGAGACGTAGTCGGCGTGCTTGACCAACTCGGGCCCCACGACCGGGCCTTCACCGAGAACGACCTGGAAGACCTCGGCGGGCAGCCCCGCCTCGATGAGCAGGTCGCGCGCCCACAGCGCCGTCAGGCAGGTCTCCGTGTCGGGCTTCATGACGACGGCGTTGCCGGACACGAACGCGGGGAGCGCGTCGCCGACCGACAGCTCGAACGGGTAGTTCCAGGGCGCGATCTGGCCCACGACACCGCGCGGCTGGCGCAGCTCGGTGACCTTGGTGAGGGTCGGGACGGCGCCCGTGTGCCGCTTCGGCTTCAGATAGGCGGGGGCCTTGCGGCCGTAGTGGCGGGCCGCGACGGCGACGGCCTGGACCTCTTCGTGCGCGTGCAGGCGCGCCTTGCCGGTCTCCAGCTGGATCAGGTCGAGGACCTCGGCCTGGCGGGCGAGCACCAGGTCGTGGAAGCGGAGCAGCACGGCGGCGCGCTGCCGCGCGGGCACCTTCGCCCAGACCGTCTGCGCGGCGCGGGCCCGCTCGAAGGCCTTCGCGACGTCCTCGGGCGTGGACTCGGGCAGGTCCGCCAGCTTCTCGCCGGTGAACGGCGTGTGGTTGGCAGTGCGGCCCGAGCCGGCCACACCCTTGGTGAGCTGGGCGACCAGCTCGGGCGTCACCACGTCGGCCGCGGTGCGCGCGCCCTGCGGGGCGGGGGCGACCGGGTTCGTGCCGGTCTTGTCCGTACGGTCCTTGGAGATGGCCTGCGAGTCCGTCATGGCGCGAGCGTAAGCGCCCTTCAACGTTTTGGGTACCCACGGGTAACGAGGTTTCACCAAGCACTCACACGCCGCCAGCGATCGCTGGCAACAAAGCCCCTGATCAGGGCGTTGTCAGGGCCTTCACCCAGAGTTCGTCGGCCTTCACCGATGTTCGCCGATGCCCGCCGGTCAGACTTTGTCGATGTCGAGGTTGGCGATCGCCGCCTTCGCCACCTCACGCCCGCGCTCGGTGAAGTCGCCCTTGCCCGGGTAGTCGATCCACAGCTGGTACATGTCGCCCGACCGGGTCTTGTAGTAGAAGACCTTCGCCTCGCGCGGCTTGGGCGCGTCGGAATCGCTGTCATCCGTGTAGGTGATGGTGTTCTCGGCGGACTCACGGTCGTTGTACGTGGTCCTGGCCGTCCGGCTGTGCGGAACGGGCTTGTCCGCCATCTTCGAGTTGTCACCCTTGTTGATCTCGTCGGAGTCCTTGTAGGCCTGCGCGGACGCGGAGCTCGCGATCCCGTTCACGCTGTCCTCGGACTTCTTCTTGAGCGAGAGGGTGATGGAGACCGCGTAGCTCGGATCCCGGTAGGAGACCCAGTGATCGGTCTTGATGATGCTGTTGTCGGCCTCGAATCTGACGTACTCCGGCGGCGCCGCGAACGTCGCCGCGACCGTCTTCTCCTGATGGTCCTGCCACCCGTCCGGCAGCGGACCCGCGAACGGGTTCGCGATCACCAGGTACGCCGCCACCGCCGCCGCGACGACCGCCGCCCCGACGCCGAGCAGCGCCTTGCGACTGAGGCTGACGCCCTTGCCGCCGGGGCCCGCGAGCTGGACGACCTGGGTGGGCGGCTGCTCCGGCGGGTTGGCCGCGCGTTCCAGAAGGTCCCGCACGCGCGCCGCGTTCGGGCGCCGGGCCGGATCCTTGGCGAGCAGGCCGTTGACGGCCTCGGCGAGCGGGCCCTGGGCCGCGGCGGGCGCCGCCGGGGTCGCGTTGATCACGGACTGGAGCGTCGCCGGCGTGTTGTTGCGGCGGAACGGCGAGACGCCCTCCGTCGCCGCGTACAGGACGACGCCGAGGGACCACAGGTCGGAGGCCGGGCCCGGGCGCTGCCCGAGGACACGCTCCGGGGCGATGAACTCGGGCGAACCGACGAAGCCGCCGGTGTCCGTCAGATTGGTCTCGCCCTCGATCTGCGCGATGCCGAAGTCGGTGAGGACCACACGGTCGTGGCGGCCCAGCATCACGTTGTCGGGCTTCACGTCGCGGTGCAGGACGCCCGCGGCGTGCGCGGCCTCAAGGGCGCCGAGCACTTCGAGGCCGATCCTGGCGGCGTCGCGCGCGCCGAGCGTGCCCTCCTGGAGCACGTCGCCCAGCGTGCGCCCCTGCACGAACTCCATGACGATCCACGGCTGTCCGTCCTCGACGGCGACATCGTGGACGTTGACCACGGCCGGATGGTCGAGCCGGGCCGCCGCACGCGCCTCGCGCCGCATCCGCTCGAAGACGGTGGTCCGCTCACGCTCCGGCAGATGGTCGGGGACGCGCGGCTCCTTGACCGCCACCTCACGGTCCACCGTCTCGTCCTTGGCCCGCCACACGGTGCCCATGCCGCCGTGCCCGAGCTTGCTCAGGAGCCGGTAGCGCCCGCCGATGAGGCGCCCCGCACCGGGCTCGGACTCCGCGCTCTGCCGCGGCGGCACGACCTGGGTGGGCGGCGGCTGGTGCGAGGGCTGCGGCTGGGGATACGCGATGGGGGGCTGCTGCGGAGCCGGGGGCTCCTGGGCGTACGGGTTGCCCTGCTGAGGCGTGTGCGGCTGCTGCGGCGGCTGGAGTCCGAAGCTCGTCGGATCGTTCGGGCCGTACGCGGGTCCCCCGTTGTTACTCATGCCCCCATGCCTACCGTGCGGGACACCTCCGGATCCACTCCGGTCACGCAGTTGTGACCGCCCCGATGCCTCAGCCGCCGGAGGGCACGAAGGTGGCGACCGCCGTGTCGAAGTACCGCTTGGCCTCCGTGATCCGCCCGACCGGCGCCGACACCCACACGTCGTACATCCGGCCGCCCTGCTCCCAGCACAGGTCGTACGTGTGTCTCGCGCCCTCCGCCGTGCTGAAGCCGTTCCACGTGAACCGCCAGAGCGCGGCGGGCCGGCCGCCGTGGGTGGTGTCGGTGACGGAACCGTCGCGATAGCCCGGGTTGTTGGCGGGTCCCTTCGCGTCGGAGCGGCGCTGCACCGCGCCGGGCCCGCCCGGGTCGGGGGCGGCCGCCTTGATGCCGATCCTGAACGTGTCGCCCGGCGACATGTAGAAGATCCGGGGTCCGTCGGGCTTGCGGCTGAAGTCGTCCGGCACGGCCAGGGAGAACCCCTCCGGGTCGACGGCCGTGCGGTAACCGGCGGGCGACGCCGGACGCGTGCCGGTCTGCCGCTCCGTGACCGTGACCGTCGGGCGGGGCTCCGGGGCCGAGTCCGAGGGGGACGCCGCGTCGCCCGTGGGGCCCGGCGCGGACGCCGTGGGGCGGTGGGTGCCGCCGCCGTCGCCGCCGTTCACGAGGAGCGCGGCCGCCGAGACGCCGGCCCCGGCCATCGCGGCGACGAGCGCGGCGGCCGCGAGAACGACCCGGGGCGAACGCTTCTGCGTGGGCTCCGCAGCAGGCGCCGTGGGGGTGTTCCGGGCGGTGGGCGTGTAGCCGGCCACGGCCCGCGGCGTCGTGCCCGTGGCGACGTACGCGCGAAGGAGCCGGTCGGCCTCGTCCAGGCCGAGCCTGAGCGCCGGATCGCGCTCCAGCAGTCCCCGTACGACGGGCAGCAGCGGCTCGGCCTCGGCGGGCGGAATGATCTCGCCGACCACCACGGCGTGCATGATCCCGCCCAGCGAGTCGCGCCGGAACGGTGATTCGCCCGTCAGTGCGGCGCACAGCATCGCGCCGAGCGACCACAGGTCCGACTCGGGCCCGGTCCGCTCCCCCGCCATGCGCTCGGGCGCCGTGTACTCGGGCGAGCCGACGAAGGAACCCGTCTCCGTGAGTGTCGTCGCGCCGCTGACCTGCGCGATCCCGAAGTCCGTGAGCACGACCCGCTCGCTGCCCGCCTCGACGAGCACGTTCGCCGGCTTCAGATCGCGGTGCAGCACCCCCGCCGCGTGCGCGACCCGCAGCGCGCCGAGCAGCGCGATCCCGATCCGGGCCGCCTCCCGCGCGTCGACGGGACCGGTCCGCGAGAGCCGGTCGGCGAGCGAGCCGCCCTCGATCAACTCCATGACGATGTACGGACGTTCACCGTGTTCCACGACGTCATGGACGACGATGACGTTCGGGTGGCTGAGCTGGGCGACCGCGCGGGCCTCGCGCAGGGTGCGGTCCTTCTGGCGGCGGGCCTCGTCGGCGGAGAGCGTCTCGTCGAGCACGAGTTCCTTGACCGCGACGTGCCGCCCGAGCAGCTGGTCGGAGGCGCGCCACACGACGCCCATTCCGCCCCGGCCGATACGCGCCTCGAGCCGGTAACGCCCGGCGATCACACGGACGTTGTCCTCCCACTCGGTCCCCATGCGTTCCATCATGCCGCACGGAACGGGACCCGGAGAGGTGTGCTCCGGGCCGTCAAAGGATCAACGAAACCGCAGGCGGCGCCCGCACACCAGGGGATGCCTACGGTTGCCAGCTCCGCAGGATCGCGTCGAACTGCTGCCGCGCCTCGTCCCAGTCGGCCGACGGCACGGACAGATAGATGGCGTACTCGGTGCCGTCGTTCTCGACGTACGTCTGCTCGATGGCGTGCCGCGGACCCGACGTCGTGTCCTTGTTGCCCGCGGTCCAGGTGAACTCCCACAGGGATCCCGGCCGGTCACGGTACGTGTTGGACTGCAGGTTGACCTGCTGGTAGTCGGGCAGCTTCGTGACCTGCCGCTCCAGGTCCAGCTGGTGGTGGTAGGAGTCAGGCCAGTCGGGGGACTTGTCGACCGCGATCCGCACGAAGTGGGCGCCGCCGTCCGGCGTGTAGTCGACCTGGGAGCCGTCCGCCTGCCGCTTCCAGCCCTTCGGGAGCATGAGGCTGTAGCCCTCGACGTCGTCGATGCGAACCCAGTCGTCCGGGATGCTCCCGGCCTTGTGCCCGCCGCTGCCGGAACCCGACGAGGTACTCGTTGCCTGGTCCTTGCCGGAGTTCGTGTTCGACGAGGTCCGGTGACTCAGGTAGTGGTTCGCGGCGAACGTCCCGCCGCCGCCGACGAGCGCGGCAGCCAGCGCCACGGCGACGACACGCGGCCACTTCCGGCGACCTGCTGCGGGGACCGTCGGCATGACGGCGTGATGCACGCCTATCGCGGTCGACTTCTCCGGGGGCGTCGGTGGCGACGCGACATGCACCTGCGTGGGCACGTAGGCCTGCGCAGCGCTGGACCGCCGCCCCTCGGCGGCCTCGGCGAGCATCGTCTCGGCCTCGTCGGCGGACGGACGCGCCGCCGGGTCCTTGCGCAACAGCGCCTGGATGACGGGCGCGAGGGCGTCCGCGTGCGTGAGTTCGCCCGGCTCGTCCTCGACGACGGCCTGCATCGTGCTGATCGGCGACGTGCGCCGGAACGGGGACTTCCCCTCGACGGCCGTGAACAGCGTGGCGCCGAGCGCCCACAGGTCGGACGCGGGTCCGGGAGCCGCGCCGCTGACCCGCTCGGGCGCCAGATAGTCGACCG encodes the following:
- a CDS encoding serine/threonine-protein kinase, coding for MQGLLLAGRYRLGDSIGRGGMGRVWRAHDEVLHRAVAVKELTAAQYVQEADRAVLLTRTQTEARAAARINHPAVVTVHDVLEHDDRPWIVMELVEGPSLADAVKESGRILPREAARIGLWTLRALRAAHAAGVLHRDVKPGNVLLARDGRVLLTDFGIAQVEGDSTITRTGEIVGSVDYLAPERVSGAAPGPASDLWALGATLFTAVEGKSPFRRTSPISTMQAVVEDEPGELTHADALAPVIQALLRKDPAARPSADEAETMLAEAAEGRRSSAAQAYVPTQVHVASPPTPPEKSTAIGVHHAVMPTVPAAGRRKWPRVVAVALAAALVGGGGTFAANHYLSHRTSSNTNSGKDQATSTSSGSGSGGHKAGSIPDDWVRIDDVEGYSLMLPKGWKRQADGSQVDYTPDGGAHFVRIAVDKSPDWPDSYHHQLDLERQVTKLPDYQQVNLQSNTYRDRPGSLWEFTWTAGNKDTTSGPRHAIEQTYVENDGTEYAIYLSVPSADWDEARQQFDAILRSWQP